GAGGAAGTATAGTTGCGCCCCAGTGTTTGCGATGGCGATAGAGTTCTTCTTGCCCACAGTAGTGCATTTCTCTCCACGGCAGTTCCCAGCATGACAGCACAAAAGCTCTCAGTTCATTCATATCAGGATGCCACGGATTGGATTGATTGAATGATTTGAGCGCTTCGCGTCGTTCTGTGGCGTCAACCCCAATGAATGGGAAACGGTTTTTCATGTACTGCTCCATTTGCCCTGCCCGAGAGGGATTACTGTATCTTTGCAATGCTAGCAGTAAATCGTCGGCTCGCTTCATGCTGCAAAATAAAAAACCCCGCTCCAACAAAGTTGGGGCGAGGTAAAAGAATAATGACGAAAACCTTCCTGGTGCTCATCATTACCGCTTTTGTTGTACAGCTGATGACTGGTTTGCGAAAGTAAAAGTAGGGTAATGTTGCTGCCCTCGTATGGCGTTTTAAACCAAAATATCGCAATTGTTTACATGTCTGAGCTGTATTGTGAATGCAAAAAGTCAACAACCACAGTGGGTTGGGTGTTTTTTCGACTACCGCGGTTTTCTCACCTCCAATAAGCGTTAATATGGGTTCAAGGGCTAAAGTGAATTTGATTTTTGGATTACTGGCGGGGTATATTCTCCTTCAGTTCCTTTGGTGGGCCTATTTGCTTTGGACGCTGAATGCGGATTACTACACTTTGAAACAGGAACTTCTCCTGGCCTGGGGTGTGGAGGCAGATATGGCACCTGCTGAAGAATTGCGACGAAAACACTGGATGGTGATTGGCGAAGGCATGATATTTTTGAGCTTACTCATTATTGGGATATTGCTCACAGCACGTTACATGAAACGAGATATTCGCCTTGCGCAGTTGCAACGCAACTTTCTGTTGTCGGTATCACATGAGCTCAAAACACCCATAGCGGCCACTAAGCTGTATCTTCAAACCTTGAAAAAGCGAAAACTTGAGCCTGCCAAAGAAGCCGAGTATCTGGATCGCGCCCTGAAGGGAAACGACCGACTAGAGGCTTTGGTAGAGAAAATAATTCTCGCCACTCGTTTGGAGCATTCAAATATAGACCTGAAAAAGTCAAGGCAACTGCTTGAGCCCTTCGTGCGGGATTGTGTTGCCACTCTTACGGCCATTGATGAGGGGAAACATAAATTTTCAGTAGAAATTGAGTCGGGGATTGCGGTGATGACAGATTCTCTGGCATTGGAAACCATGATAATAAACCTGCTTGAGAATGCCGTAAAATACTCCCCTGCCGAATCTGAAATTATTGTGCGAGCAGCCAACGTAGGTCATAACGTTGAGTTTTCAGTAACCAACCCTGGTTCCATTTCAGTGGAGGATCAGAAACATGTCTTCGATAAGTTTTTCAGAGCAGGCAACGAGGAAACCAGAACCACCAAAGGAACGGGCGTGGGGTTGTACCTTGTGAAAGAACTTGCGATATTAAGTGGCGGCGGAGTAAACGTGAATGTCTCCGGCCAATCGGTTAAGTTTTCACTTGAGTTGCCTGTTGGCTAACCAAAAAAAACGACCCCGCTTTGAGGCGGGGCCGAAGGATATTTTCAGGAGTAGTTTTGACTTCTACCAGTTATCGAGCACATGTATAGTACCCTGGAACTTGCAAAGGCCGTTGTCAATATCGAGCAGGTAGTAGTACACATCACCGCGCTGGTCCTCTGCACCCCAGCATACTTGTCGGGTGTTTACATCGCAGCGGTAGTTATCACTTTCATACACTACCTTTCCCCATCGGTCTAAGATGGTTACAACGGTGCTGAATACGGTTGAGTTGGGCACTACCCATACATCGTTAATTCCGTCTCGGTTGGGCGTAATCACATTGGGGATTTCATCCACGCTGCTGAGCGAAGAGGGCACTTCCACCACGGTTGAGTTTCCGCACACGTCTGTGATGGTTACTTCAAAAACACCTTCCTCGGCATCGTTTGCGGTAACTGTACCCACAGCACTGATGTTTCCAAAGGTAGCGGGGCCTTCCCAAGCGTAGGAGTAATCCTGGGGGTTTTCACCGGCTCCGCCGCTTACTTCAGTTACTGAAAGCGTTACAGACAATCCCGTACAAAGCGGCTTAGAGGCTGCTGAGGCTTCAATGGGCAGCAGTATGGGTACCGTTACTGTGGTGGTAGCTGTGGTTGTTACATCACAAATATCGGTTACAGTTACAGTGTAAATTTCTGTTTGGTTGGGAGATACGGTTATAGATGGGGTGTTTTCTCCGGTGTCCCATTCGTAGATGAAACCACCTGCTCCACCACTCACGCTGGCATTGAGGGTTTGGGCATCACCCGGACAAACCGATGTTGGCTCGGGCAGGCTAACCTCCAGGGGGTCATATTCGGGCACCACTACGGTAACAGAAGCGAACTCTGAAGTACCTCCGCAATCATCGGTTACCTGTAGAAAGTACTCGGTTGTAACGAGTGGATTTACCGTAATGGATTGACCGGGGTCAAAACCTGTCCACTGGTACTGGTAAGGAGCTGCCCCACCTTCTGCATTACCTGTGAGAACTACTTCGTCGCCGGCGCACAGCACGGTTACTTCATCGCCCGGCAGGGCTGTTGGCGCTTCCAGCGGGATGAAATATACGGCAACGGAGTCGGTAGCCACCACGCCGCATTCATCGGTAACACTTACCAGGTACCAGGTAATGGTTTGGGTGCCGTCAGGAGCTACAGTAATTTGAGGAGTAGTAGGCCCGGTATTCCATTGATAGGAAAGATCGCCCTGCCCGTCTGTTCCGGTTGCGGTGAGGTTTACCGTTTGCCCCACACAGTTGATGGTGTCATTGGGTGAGGTGTTGACAAATGGCCCGGGTTGCACATTGTTTGTGACCGTGACCGAAGCGTATTCCGGACTGAGCCCACAACCATCGGTTACCACGAGGATGTAGGTTTCTGATTGTCCGGGCGGCGGTGGTTCCACCATGGTTGATGGCCCCGTTGCAACGATGGTGGTGGAGTCGGGTAGGGCCCATTCGTAGAGATAGGGAGGTACCCCGCCGCTTGCTGAGCCTGCAATTTCCACAAGATCGGTTGCGCAGTCAATGGTCACATCAGTGGTCACCACAGGAAAGGTGTATTCGTTGAAAATGGGGAT
This genomic interval from Cryomorphaceae bacterium contains the following:
- a CDS encoding sensor histidine kinase, producing MQKVNNHSGLGVFSTTAVFSPPISVNMGSRAKVNLIFGLLAGYILLQFLWWAYLLWTLNADYYTLKQELLLAWGVEADMAPAEELRRKHWMVIGEGMIFLSLLIIGILLTARYMKRDIRLAQLQRNFLLSVSHELKTPIAATKLYLQTLKKRKLEPAKEAEYLDRALKGNDRLEALVEKIILATRLEHSNIDLKKSRQLLEPFVRDCVATLTAIDEGKHKFSVEIESGIAVMTDSLALETMIINLLENAVKYSPAESEIIVRAANVGHNVEFSVTNPGSISVEDQKHVFDKFFRAGNEETRTTKGTGVGLYLVKELAILSGGGVNVNVSGQSVKFSLELPVG
- a CDS encoding gliding motility-associated C-terminal domain-containing protein, with the protein product MNQSTRISLAFLAIVFIPLFTLAQTQTQNNLTVEEIVNEFLLGEGIDAFNVTYNGFDGDIIVPRVGTFESEGAGFPFEEGMMMTTKNVQIATCGAIADGDGSGSDPDLSQLVSGTLFDVTVVEFDFIPSGDSVKFNFIFSSREYHGFVCSSFNDVFGFFISGPGISGPFTGDAANIALVPGTTTPVAINTVNNGTGGTGGTCNPPGGGGPCPCNAEFFVNNGGGNGNGMASDICFGGYTTPITAQALVQCGEVYHMKLAIANVGDGALDSGVFLEKGSFVSNLIVDLDVNPVVPGFELGENDFIDGLVAGCTNAEFCLFRPDTMGVDTAFFELSGSALPGVHYIEPDQNFVVFPPGVDTVCVDIITLATGLGSQVDSLVISAVTVNVCGDTVTATASIPIFNEYTFPVVTTDVTIDCATDLVEIAGSASGGVPPYLYEWALPDSTTIVATGPSTMVEPPPPGQSETYILVVTDGCGLSPEYASVTVTNNVQPGPFVNTSPNDTINCVGQTVNLTATGTDGQGDLSYQWNTGPTTPQITVAPDGTQTITWYLVSVTDECGVVATDSVAVYFIPLEAPTALPGDEVTVLCAGDEVVLTGNAEGGAAPYQYQWTGFDPGQSITVNPLVTTEYFLQVTDDCGGTSEFASVTVVVPEYDPLEVSLPEPTSVCPGDAQTLNASVSGGAGGFIYEWDTGENTPSITVSPNQTEIYTVTVTDICDVTTTATTTVTVPILLPIEASAASKPLCTGLSVTLSVTEVSGGAGENPQDYSYAWEGPATFGNISAVGTVTANDAEEGVFEVTITDVCGNSTVVEVPSSLSSVDEIPNVITPNRDGINDVWVVPNSTVFSTVVTILDRWGKVVYESDNYRCDVNTRQVCWGAEDQRGDVYYYLLDIDNGLCKFQGTIHVLDNW